From Pseudomonas sp. stari2:
GTGAGATTTTCGGCATTTCCGGATTGATCGGAGCAGGGCGCACGGAACTGCTGCGCCTGATCTTCGGCGCCGATCTCGCCGACAGCGGCAGCGTTGCCCTCGGGTCACCGGCGCAAGTGGTGAGTATCCGCTCCCCGGTCGACGCTGTGCGTAACGGCATTGCCCTGATCACTGAAGACCGAAAGGGTGAAGGCCTGCTGCTGAGCCAATCGATCAGTGCGAACATCGCGTTGGGCAATATGCCGGAGATTTCCAGCGGTGGGTTCGTCAACAATGGCGACGAAATCTCCCTTGCCAAGCGGCAGATCGATGCCATGCGTATCCGCAGTTCGAGCCCGACTCAACTGGTATCCGAACTGTCCGGCGGTAATCAGCAGAAAGTGGTGATCGGCCGCTGGCTGGAGCGCGATTGTTCGGTGTTGCTGTTCGATGAGCCAACCCGCGGTATCGATGTCGGTGCCAAGTTCGACATTTATAACCTGCTCGGCGAGCTGACCCGGCAGGGTAAGGCGTTGGTGGTTGTCTCCAGCGACCTGCGCGAGTTGATGCTGATTTGCGACCGCATCGGGGTGCTGTCGGCGGGGCGTCTGATCGACACGTTCGAGCGTGACAGTTGGACCCAGGATGACTTGCTTGCCGCCGCGTTCGCCGGCTACCAAAAACGTGATGCGTTGCTCAACGAAGCAGCGCCTAGGGATCTCCCATGAAAACTGCATCTTCTGCCGGTAAACGTAGTGGCAACTTCTACGGTCTGGGTACTTACCTGGGCCTGGCCGGTGCCTTGCTGGCGATGGTTGCGCTGTTCTCGGTCATGAGCAGCCACTTCCTGTCGTACAACACCTTCAGCACCCTGGCCAACCAGATCCCCGACCTGATGGTGTTGGCGGTGGGCATGACCTTCGTGCTGATCATCGGCGGGATCGACCTGTCGGTGGGTTCGGTGCTGGCGCTTGCGGCATCGACTGTCAGCGTGGCGATCCTGGGCTGGGGCTGGAGTGTCTTGCCGGCTGCGCTGCTTGGCATGGCAGTGGCGGCACTGGCCGGCACGGTGACTGGCTCGATCACGGTCGCCTGGCGAATTCCGTCGTTCATCGTTTCGCTCGGTGTGCTGGAAATGGCCCGGGGCCTGGCCTATCAGATGACCGGTTCGCGCACAGCCTACATTGGTGACTCGTTCGCCTGGCTGTCTAACCCGATCGCTTTTGGTATTTCGCCGTCGTTCATCATTGCCTTGCTGGTGATCTTTATTGCTCAGGCGGTGTTGACCCGGACCGTGTTCGGTCGCTACCTGATCGGTATCGGTACCAATGAGGAAGCGGTGCGGCTGGCGGGCATCAACCCCAAGCCTTACAAGATTCTGGTGTTCAGTCTGATGGGGCTGCTGGCCGGTATCGCGGCGCTGTTCCAGATTTCCCGCCTGGAAGCTGCCGACCCGAATGCCGGTTCAGGCCTCGAGCTGCAAGTGATCGCTGCGGTGGTCATCGGCGGCACCAGCCTGATGGGCGGCCGTGGTTCGGTCATCAGTACATTCTTCGGGGTCTTGATCATCTCCGTCCTGGCGGCCGGTCTGGCGCAGATCGGCGCAACTGAGCCGACCAAACGCATCATCACCGGCGCAGTGATCGTCATCGCGGTAGTGCTTGATACGTATCGCAGCCAACGCGCAAGCCGGCGGGGCTGAGACATGGCGACAATCAAGGATGTGGCGGCGCTCGCGGGAATTTCCTACACGACCGTCTCCCATGTTGTGAACAACACCCGGCCGGTGAGCCAGGAAGTGCGCTTGAAAGTCGAGGCGGCGATCAAAAGCCTCGACTACGTGCCGAGCGCCGTTGCCCGATCGCTGAAGGCCAAGACCACTGCCACCATTGGCTTGCTGGTGCCCAACAGTCTTAACCCGTACTTTGCCGAGTTGGCCCGGGGGATCGAGGATTACTGTGAGCGTAATGGCTACTGCGTAATTCTCTGCAACTCCGACGACAATCCGGAAAAGCAGCGCAGTTACCTTCGGGTGTTGCTGGAGAAGCGTATCGATGGCTTGATCGTCGCCTCCGCTGGCGGTGACAGTGGCCTGGTACAAGGTCTGGCCGGGGTCAAGACGCCGATGGTGATCGTTGACCGGGGCCTGGAAGGGGTGGACGCCGATCTCGTGCGCATCGACCATGAATATGGCGCCTATCTGGCAACAAGACACCTGATCGAACTCGGACATCGTGATATCGCCACCATTGGCGGTCCGGCGAGCACCAGTGTTGCGCAAATGCGTCAGGCCGGATTTTGCCGCGCCATGAAAGAGGCAGGTATTGAAGTGCCGCCATCGCGGATGCTGGAGAGCGATTTCACCAGCACCGGTGGTTATAACGCGGCTGCGGTTCTGCTTGAGCGCAATCCTCCCAGTGCAATCTTTGCTGGCAACGACATGATCGGCATTGGTGTGCTGCGGGCGGCTGCCGAGCGCAATGTGCGCGTGCCTGCGGAGTTGTCGGTGATCGGCTTCGACGATATTCAAATGAGCCGTTACGTTTATCCGGCGCTGACCACTGTTGGCCAATCGATCTTGCAGCTGGGTGAAATGGCGGCGGAAGTGTTGCTGCGAAGAATTGCCACCCCGGATCTGGCCACTGATCAGCGGATCGTGACCCCAAGTATTGTCTTGCGAGAGTCGACTGCGCCGCTGCCCGGTGTGTTTACCGAATATCGTTGAAACCGAATTGATGAGTAGTGATGTATGCCCGCAAATGTAGTGGTAATAGGCAGCCTGAACATGGACCTGGTCACCCGGGCGCCTCGTTTGCCTCGGGGCGGCGAGACACTGATCGGTCATTCGTTCGCCACTGTGTCGGGTGGCAAGGGTGCCAACCAGGCGGTGGCCGCTGCCCGGCTGGGGGCGCGAGTGTCGATGATCGGCTGCGTCGGCAATGACGACTATGGCGTGCAATTGCGCGAGGCATTGCTGGTCGAGCAGATCGATTGCCAGGCGGTCAGCGTGGTCGAGGACTCCAGTGGCGTAGCGCTGATTGTGGTCGATGACAACAGTCAGAACGCAATCGTCATCGTTGCCGGGGCCAACGGCTCGATGACGCCAGCGGTGATCGACCAGTTCGACGCGGTGCTGCAGGCGGCGGATGTGATCATTTGTCAGCTGGAAGTTCCCGATGCCACCGTCGGTCATGCGCTCAAGCGCGGTCGCGAACTAGGCAAGACGGTCATCCTGAACCCGGCCCCGGCCAGCCATCCGCTGCCTGCAGGCTGGTTTGCCTCCATCGATTACCTGATTCCCAATGAAAGCGAAGCTGCTGCCCTCAGCGGTTTACCGGTTGATTCGCTGGAAAGCGCTGAAAAAGCGGCTGCCCAGCTGATTTCCATGGGGGCGGGCAACGTGATCGTCACGCTGGGTGCTCAGGGGGCATTGTTCGCCAACGGCTCGGGTAGCCAGCATTTTCCTGCACCCAAAGTGAAAGCGGTCGATACCACGGCTGCCGGGGATACCTTCGTCGGCGGTTTCGCGGCGGCGCTGGCCGCTGGCAAAACTGAAGTCGAGGCCATTCGTTTTGGTCAGATAGCCGCGGCGCTGTCTGTTACTCGGGCGGGTGCCCAGCCGTCCATTCCCACTTCGTCCGACGTACAGGCGTTCAAACCCGCATGAAAAAGACTCCTTTGCTCAATGTCGCGCTGTCTCGGCTTATCGCCTCCCTTGGCCATGGCGACATGGTCGTGATCGGCGACGCCGGCTTGCCCGTGCCGCCGGGCGTCGAGTTGATCGACCTCGCGCTGACCCACGGTATTCCGGATTTCGTCAGCACCTTGAAGGTCGTGCTCAGCGAAATGCAGGTGGAGAGTCATGTGCTAGCCCAGGAAATCTTCGACAAACAACCCACTGCGCTGGCTTCGCTGGACGCATTGAATGAAGAAGGTGCAATCGGGCGACGCGATCTGCTCAGTCATGAGCAATTCAAGGTTCTCAGCCGACAGGCACGAGCGATTGTTCGTACAGGCGAATTTCAGCCGTACTGCAACATCGTGCTGGTGGCCGGGGTTACGTTTTAAAGGGGTTCAGTCCCTTTCAATTTCAAATGCACAAGGAATGCGCCATGCACCGCTATGCTCAAAAAATTCACCAACTGATCCGGAGCCTGCTGCTTTTGTCCGTGATAACCGCGACCGGCGCCCAGGCGGCGGAAAAGATCGATCTGATCATCGATACCGATCCGGGTGCCGATGATGTGGTGGCCCTGTTGTTTGCTCTGGCATCGCCGGAGGAACTGAATATTCGCGCGCTGACCACCGTGGCTGGCAACGTGCGTCTCGACAAGACCTCTCGCAACGCGCGACTGGCCCGTGAGTGGGCAGGGCGCGAAGAGGTGCCGGTCTACGCCGGCGCACCGAAACCGTTGATGCGTACACCGATCTACGCCGAGAACATCCATGGCAAGGAAGGCCTGTCGGGTGTCACCGTGCATGAACCGAAAAAAGGCCTGGCTGAAGGCAATGCGGTCAACTACCTGATCGACACTCTGAAAAAAGCCAAGCCGCACAGCATCACCATTGCCATGCTTGGGCCACAAACCAACCTGGCGCTAGCGCTGATCCAGGAGCCGGAAATCGTTCAGGGCATCAAGGAAGTGGTCATCATGGGCGGCGCCCATTTTAACGGCGGCAACATCACGCCGGTGGCTGAGTTCAACCTGTATGCCGATCCGCAAGCGGCTGAAGTCGTGCTCAAAAGCGGTGTGAAACTGACTTATCTGCCGCTGGATGTGACCCACAAGATCCTCACCAGCGATGCACGCCTGAAACAGATCGCGGCGCTGAACAACAATGCGAGCAAAATTGTCGGCGACATCCTCAACGAGTACATCAAGGGCGATATGGAGCACTACGGCATTCCGGGTGGTCCGGTGCATGACGCCACGGTTGTGGCTTACCTGCTCAAACCAGAGCTGTTCACCGGCCGTTCGGTGAACGTGGTGGTCGACAGCCGTGAAGGTCCGACTTTCGGGCAGACCATCGTCGACTGGTATGACGGCCTGAAAGCGCCGAAAAATGCCTTCTGGGTGGAAAATGGTGATGCTCAAGGCTTTTTCGATCTGTTGACCGAACGCCTGAAACGTCTGAAGTAAGCAACAGGCCCGCAGGTGCGAACCCGCGGGCCTTTATTCTTTCTCGATGTCCGATGTGCCTTTGAAGTCATCCGGATACTTCTCGAACAGCTGGGCGATAAATGATTGCGCGGCTTGCGTTCCCAGTGTCTTGACCAGCAGGTCGATGCTGATCAATGCCAATTCCTCCGGGCTGCCCGGACTGTAAGAGCTGTGCCCTTGTGGCCAGTGGGCCTTGATGTCAGCTGAGATGCTTACGGTCGTCATCATGGGGCTCGGCAGTTCGCGGGATTTGAGTCTTGAGTTAACCACGTTGTCTGGCGTTTGGCACTGCGACTTAGGCATGAGCGCAGGGCTATGCGACACTTGGTCGTATCCGAAAAAACCAAGGACTGAGCTGTGCAGATCGATTTGAATTCCCCCGACGGCCTGACGCTGGACGCTGTGCGTCTGTTGCTGGCTTCAGCCAGTGACGACGAGCACACCCAGTTGCGCGTGACCAAGGGCGGCATCGCCTATATTTCTTCGGGTGTCACGGGTGGTCAGGATATCGACGGGCTGTCGTTTCGCCTGGAAACCTGGGCCAAGGGTTCGGGCTATGTGGGTAACGTTGCGGCGAGCGACGAGGTCTGGGTGATGCAGATATTCAACGCGCTCAAGGACAATTGGCCGAACCCGCCCTATGACTACATTGACGTCTACTGAGCACTGGTCATATTCAGTGACGATTGTGTAAGGAAGTATCAGGCGTTGCTGAGGCAAACTCGCCGTTTTTCTGATCGTGGGGCAGGGGCGTGACGCAGGTCATGAAACCAAACGCTGTATTGGCGGTCGCACGATGTTCGCTCAACTATTGAAAAAAGGAGGCTTCATGCCTTGGAAGCTCGCGTCACTGGGTACTCTGATGGCGGTTGCCATGCTGGCTGGCTGCACTACCACGTCCAGCGAGTCGCAGAAGGATCCCGTGGCGACCGAAACCGGTCACAGTCGTTGCGAGGCAACCGCTGCAGAGTTCGCCGTCGGCAAAAAGGCTTCGCCGGAATTGCTGGAGCAGGCGCGCAAAAAGGCCGGAGCGCAGAATGCCCGGTTTCTCAAGCCTGACGACATGATCACCCTTGAGTACCGGTCTGATCGGCTGAACCTCAATACCGACAATAATCTGCTGGTCACCCGGGCAAGCTGCGGCTGAGTTGTACAGACTTTTGTCACGCGTATAAAAAACCCCGTCACATGGACGGGGTTTTTTTAGTGCGCCGGGAAATTACTCTGGGCGAACTTGTGCAGCTTGCATACCCTTTTGGCCTTTCTCAGCCACGAAGGAAACGGTCTGGCCTTCTTTCAGGCTTTTGAAACCGTCAGATTCGATAGCTTTGAAGTGTACGAACAGGTCGTCACCGCCACCTTGAGGAGTGATGAAGCCGAAGCCTTTTTCATCGTTGAACCATTTAACGGTGCCGGTTTGGCGATTAGACATGGTGTATCTCCAAGAAACATATATTTTCAGTAGTACTGTGCTGCTCAGGCCAACTGGGCACACCGGGGTATCATAGTCGAAATGTTCGCTTTGGTAGCCCCCCGGACGTGCTGTTTGCTTTCATATTGCAGACGCTTCGACAGTTTGAATGTCTGTAACCCCCGGTTTCAGAGGCTTTCAGCCAATTCGACGGGGTGTAAAAAAAGCTATAAAACCTGCATAAAATATCGGATTCAGGGGCATTCTGGCCGTTTTTTGCTCGCTGAATGCCCGTAAATCCGCTCGACAGGGTCTATTTCTGCACTCGGCAAACCGAGATTTCCTTCAGCGCGCGCTGACCCAGCTCACCGCTCGGCGGGGTGTTCTTGTCCATCAGCTGAGAGATTTCCTGGGTGGTGAATTTCTTCTCCAGGACATCAGCTCCACAGGTGCAGTGTTGTTTGGCTACGGTCGGGTTGACGCTTTGGCTGGCCGCTTTTGTGCAGTCGTTCATGTATTGCTCTTTGACGCCTTTCGGCCATGCAGCCTGCGCGCTCAGCGGCAACAGCAGAACTAAAGGGACGACTGCGGCGAATAGGGTGTTCAGACGCATGCGAGGATGCTCCTTGTGGGTCGATGTCTTGTTATCTGATGGCTGAGTGGCCGATCAAGTTCATCACTCTGGCATAAAACTGACGATTTGCCTGCCGGTAAAACCAGAGTGCGTGTGTGACCGTTCATCTGTGCTAGCATGGCCGACTCGGGCGTTCGCAGGCTCCGGATGACCTTCAGTCCCGGTGGCGGCAGCGTACGAATACTCTGATTTGAATCCCAGTCACTCTGGTTCGGTTTTCCGGTTGGCCGCAAGGCTCCTGCCGCTGTAAGGCAGGCGTTCGTCATTGAATGGCCTGGATCGGATCTTGTACTGGCTCATCCCAACCCACGTGACCTTTGGTAGGGGTCACCACTAGGAGAGGAGGCGCCATGCCAACTATTACTCTTCCCGACGGCAGTCAACGTTCATTCGATCACCCGGTTTCCGTAGCCGAAGTCGCTGCCTCTATCGGTGCAGGCCTGGCCAAGGCCACCCTGGCCGGCAAGGTCAACGGCAAGCTGGTCGATGCCTGCGACATCATCGACAGCGACGCAACGCTGCAAATCATCACGCCAAAGGATGAAGAGGGGCTGGAAATCATTCGCCACTCTTGCGCTCACCTGGTTGGCCATGCGGTCAAGCAGCTGTACCCGACGGCCAAAATGGTCATCGGTCCGGTCATTGACGAAGGCTTCTATTACGACATCGCCTTCGAACGTCCTTTTACTCCGGACGACATGGCTGCCATCGAGCAGCGCATGCAACAGCTGATCGATACCGAATACGACGTCATCAAGAAAGTCACTCCGCGCGCCGAAGTGATCGAAGTCTTCAAGGCTCGCGGCGAAGATTACAAGCTGCGCCTTGTCGAGGACATGCCGAACGAGCAGGCCATGGGCCTGTACTATCACGAAGAATACGTCGACATGTGCCGCGGTCCGCACGTGCCGAACACTCGCTTCCTGAAATCCTTCAAGTTGACCAAGCTGTCCGGCGCCTACTGGCGCGGTGATGCCAAGAACGAGCAACTGCAGCGCGTTTACGGCACTGCTTGGGCTGACAAGAAGCAGCTGGCTGCATACATCCAGCGTATTGAAGAAGCTGAAAAACGCGATCACCGTAAGATCGGCAAGCGCCTGGGCCTGTTCCACACCCAGGAAGAAGCGCCGGGCATGGTGTTCTGGCACCCGAATGGTTGGACTCTGTACCAGGTGCTTGAGCAGTACATGCGCAAAGTGCAGCGCGACCATGGCTATCTCGAGATCAAAACGCCGCAAGTCGTTGACCGTAGCCTGTGGGAAAAGTCCGGGCACTGGGCCAACTACGCAGACAACATGTTCACCACCGAGTCGGAAAGCCGCGACTACGCGATCAAGCCGATGAACTGCCCATGCCACGTGCAGGTGTTCAACCAAGGCCTGAAGAGCTACCGCGAGCTGCCGATGCGTCTGGCCGAGTTCGGTGCTTGCCACCGTAACGAGCCATCGGGTGCGCTGCACGGCATCATGCGTGTACGTGCATTCACCCAGGACGACGCCCACATTTTCTGCACCGAAGAGCAGATGCAGGCTGAATCCGCTGCGTTCATCAAGCTGACCATGGATGTTTACCGCGACTTCGGCTTCACCGACGTCGAGATGAAACTGTCCACTCGTCCGGAAAAACGCGTTGGCTCCGATGAGCTGTGGGATCGCGCCGAAGCGGCACTGGCTGCTGCACTTGACAGTGCTGGCCTGCCGTACGATCTGCAGCCGGGTGAGGGAGCGTTCTACGGTCCGAAAATCGAATTCTCGCTGAAAGATTGCCTCGGTCGCGTGTGGCAATGTGGTACTTTGCAGCTCGATTTCAACCTGCCAGTGCGTCTCGGCGCCGAATACGTCTCCGAAGACAACAGCCGCAAGCATCCGGTCATGTTGCACCGTGCGATCCTCGGTTCGTTCGAGCGTTTCGTCGGGATTCTGATCGAGCACTACGAAGGTGCATTCCCTGCGTGGCTGGCGCCAACCCAGGCAGTGATCATGAATATCACTGATAAACAGGCAGATTTTGTTGCTCAGGTCGAAAAAACTCTCAACGAAAGCGGGTTTCGTGCCAAGTCTGACTTGAGAAATGAAAAGATCGGCTTTAAAATCCGCGAGCATACTTTGCTCAAGGTTCCATATCTCTTGGTTATTGGGGATAAGGAAGTCGAGATGCAGACTGTCGCTGTGCGTACTCGTGAAGGTGCTGACCTGGGCTCGATGCCCGTCGCCCAGTTCGCTGAGTTTCTCGCGCAAGCGGTTTCCCGGCGTGGTCGCCCAGATTCGGAGTAATTATTATTAAGCGTGAAATGAGACAAGATAAACGAACTGCACCGAAAGCCCCGATCAACGAGAATATCTCGGCACGCGAGGTTCGGTTAATTGGCGCTGACGGCGAGCAGATTGGCATCGTCTCGATTGATGAAGCGCTTCGTATCGCTGAAGAAGCAAAGCTTGATCTGGTAGAAATCTCCGCAGACGCAGTCCCACCGGTTTGCCGTGTGATGGACTACGGCAAGTCGATCTTCGAAAAGAAGAAGCAGATTGCTGCGGCGAAGAAGAACCAGAAGCAGATTCAGGTAAAAGAAATCAAGTTTCGTCCAGGGACGGAGGAAGGGGATTACCAGGTAAAACTGCGCAACCTGGTACGTTTCCTGAGTGACGGGGACAGGGCCAAGGTATCCTTGCGATTCCGCGGCCGTGAGATGGCCCACCAGGAGCTGGGGATGGAACTCCTCAAGCGGGTTGAACAAGACCTGCTCGAGTACGGTTCGGTCGAACAGCATCCTAAGATGGAAGGACGCCAGCTGATCATGGTCATCGCCCCGAAAAAGAAGAAGTAATCAACAGGGCACGGCAGGCCTTCTGATTATGTTTATCAACTGAATGCGGAGTATCCGAACATGCCAAAGATGAAAACCAAAAGTGGTGCTGCTAAGCGGTTTCTGAAAACTGCTAACGGTATCAAGCACAAGCACGCTTTCAAGAGCCACATCCTGACCAAAATGTCGACCAAGCGTAAGCGTCAACTGCGCGGTAGCAGCTTGCTGCATCCGTCTGACGTGGCAAAAGTCGAGCGCATGCTGCGCCTTCGTTAATTTTTGGATCAAGAATAGAGGAAGTAACTCATGGCTCGTGTAAAGCGTGGCGTCATTGCCCGTAAACGTCACAAAAAAATTCTGAAACTTGCTAAAGGCTACTACGGCGCTCGCTCGCGCGTATTCCGTGTTGCCAAGCAAGCGGTAATCAAGGCAGGCCAATACGCCTACCGTGACCGTCGTCAGAAAAAACGTCAGTTCCGCGCTCTGTGGATCGCTCGTATCAACGCTGGTGCTCGTGTTAACGGTCTGTCCTACAGCCGTTTCATCGCTGGCCTGAAAAAAGCGTCCATCGAGATCGACCGTAAGGTTCTGGCTGATCTGGCAGTGAACGAAAAAGCGGTGTTTGCCGCGATTGTCGAGAAAGCTAAAGCCACCTTGGCTTAAGTACCCCCGACAGTCACCCGACCTCACCTCTGTGAGGGCAGGTGGTAAACGTCATAAATAGGGGAAGAGCCTTCAAGCTCTTCCCCTATTTTGTATCTGGAGTCTGTACATGGAAAACCTGGATGCGCTGGTCTCTCAAGCACTAGAGGCTGTGCAAAGCGCTGAAGATATCAATGCCCTGGAGCAAATCCGGGTTCAATACCTTGGCAAAAAGGGTGAATTGACTCAGGTGATGAAGACCCTGGGGAATTTGCCGGCAGAGGAGCGTCCGCAGGTCGGCGCCCTGATCAACGTTGCCAAGGAACGTGTCACAGGCGTTCTCAATGCGCGCATGGCTCTGTTTGAGGAAGCCGAACTGGCTGCCAAACTGTCCGCCGAGTCCATTGACGTAACCCTGCCGGGCCGTGGTCAGACCTCCGGTGGTCTGCATCCGGTAACCCGGACTCTGGAACGTATCGAACAGTTCTTCACCCATATCGGCTACGGCATTGCCGAAGGCCCTGAGGTCGAAGACGATTATCACAACTTCGAAGCGCTCAACATCCCAGGCCATCACCCGGCCCGGTCGATGCACGACACCTTCTATTTCAATGCGAACATGCTGTTGCGCACCCATACCTCACCGGTACAGGTCCGCACCATGGAATCGCAACAGCCGCCGATCCGCATCGTCTGCCCAGGCCGTGTGTATCGCAGCGACTCCGATATCACCCACTCGCCGATGTTCCATCAGGTCGAAGGCCTGCTGGTTGATCGCGATATCAACTTCGCCGACCTCAAAGGCACGATCGAAGAGTTCCTGCGAGTGTTCTTCGAAAAAGAACTGGCCGTGCGTTTCCGTCCTTCGTACTTCCCGTTCACCGAGCCTTCAGCTGAAGTCGACATGGAGTGCGTGATGTGCAGCGGTAAAGGCTGCCGCGTCTGCAAACAGACTGGCTGGCTGGAAGTGATGGGCTGCGGCATGGTTCACCCGAACGTGTTGCGCATGTCCGGGATCGATCCGGAAGAGTTCTCGGGCTTTGCCTTCGGCATGGGCGTTGAGCGTCTGGCCATGCTGCGTTACGGCGTGAACGACTTGCGTCTGTTCTTCGACAACGACTTGCGGTTCCTCGCGCAATTTCGCTAGTCGTAACGAATTCTTAGGAGAGCAGGATGAAATTCAGTGAACAATGGCTGCGTGGCTGGGTTAGCCCGCAGGTAAATCGCGACGAGCTGGTTGCCCGTCTGTCGATGGCCGGTCTTGAGGTCGATAGCGTTACGCCGGCCGCCGGTGCTTTCAGTGGCGTGGTGGTGGGCGAGGTGCTGAGCACCGAGCAGCACCCGGATGCCGACAAGTTGCGTGTGTGTCAGGTCAGCAATGGCGCGGAAACCTTCCAGGTCGTGTGCGGTGCACCAAACGTGCGTCCGGGCCTGAAGATTCCTTTCGCGATGATCGGTGCCGAGCTGCCGGGCGACTTCAAGATCAAGAAAGCCAAGCTGCGTGGTGTCGAGTCCAACGGCATGCTGTGCTCGCAAACCGAGCTGCAGGTCGGTGAGGGCAATGACGGTCTGATGGAGCTGCCGGCCGATGCGCCGGTGGGCGAAGATTTCCGCGTTTATCTGGATCTGGAAGACGCCAGCATCGAGGTCGACCTGACCCCGAACCGCGGCGACTGCCTGTCCCTGGCCGGTCTGGCGCGTGAAGTCGGCGCGTTGTACGACGCTCCGGTCACTCGTCCTGTGGTTCTCACGGTTCCTGCCGTGCACGACGAAGTGCGCTCGGTCGAAGTGCTGGCGCCTGCCGCCTGCCCACGGTACCTGGGTCGTGTCATCCGCAACGTTGACCTGTCCAAGCCTACGCCGCTGTGGATGGTTGAGCGCCTGCGTCGCGCTGAAGTCCGCAGTATTGATGCCGCGGTCGATATCACCAACTACGTGATGCTCGAACTCGGTCAGCCGCTGCACGCTTTCGACCTCGCTGAAATCAACGGCGGCATTCGTGTACGCATGGCGGAAGAGGGCGAG
This genomic window contains:
- the rbsD gene encoding D-ribose pyranase; the encoded protein is MKKTPLLNVALSRLIASLGHGDMVVIGDAGLPVPPGVELIDLALTHGIPDFVSTLKVVLSEMQVESHVLAQEIFDKQPTALASLDALNEEGAIGRRDLLSHEQFKVLSRQARAIVRTGEFQPYCNIVLVAGVTF
- the rpmI gene encoding 50S ribosomal protein L35 — protein: MPKMKTKSGAAKRFLKTANGIKHKHAFKSHILTKMSTKRKRQLRGSSLLHPSDVAKVERMLRLR
- a CDS encoding I78 family peptidase inhibitor; its protein translation is MPWKLASLGTLMAVAMLAGCTTTSSESQKDPVATETGHSRCEATAAEFAVGKKASPELLEQARKKAGAQNARFLKPDDMITLEYRSDRLNLNTDNNLLVTRASCG
- a CDS encoding cold-shock protein, with the translated sequence MSNRQTGTVKWFNDEKGFGFITPQGGGDDLFVHFKAIESDGFKSLKEGQTVSFVAEKGQKGMQAAQVRPE
- a CDS encoding nucleoside hydrolase produces the protein MHRYAQKIHQLIRSLLLLSVITATGAQAAEKIDLIIDTDPGADDVVALLFALASPEELNIRALTTVAGNVRLDKTSRNARLAREWAGREEVPVYAGAPKPLMRTPIYAENIHGKEGLSGVTVHEPKKGLAEGNAVNYLIDTLKKAKPHSITIAMLGPQTNLALALIQEPEIVQGIKEVVIMGGAHFNGGNITPVAEFNLYADPQAAEVVLKSGVKLTYLPLDVTHKILTSDARLKQIAALNNNASKIVGDILNEYIKGDMEHYGIPGGPVHDATVVAYLLKPELFTGRSVNVVVDSREGPTFGQTIVDWYDGLKAPKNAFWVENGDAQGFFDLLTERLKRLK
- the infC gene encoding translation initiation factor IF-3, with protein sequence MIIKREMRQDKRTAPKAPINENISAREVRLIGADGEQIGIVSIDEALRIAEEAKLDLVEISADAVPPVCRVMDYGKSIFEKKKQIAAAKKNQKQIQVKEIKFRPGTEEGDYQVKLRNLVRFLSDGDRAKVSLRFRGREMAHQELGMELLKRVEQDLLEYGSVEQHPKMEGRQLIMVIAPKKKK
- the thrS gene encoding threonine--tRNA ligase: MPTITLPDGSQRSFDHPVSVAEVAASIGAGLAKATLAGKVNGKLVDACDIIDSDATLQIITPKDEEGLEIIRHSCAHLVGHAVKQLYPTAKMVIGPVIDEGFYYDIAFERPFTPDDMAAIEQRMQQLIDTEYDVIKKVTPRAEVIEVFKARGEDYKLRLVEDMPNEQAMGLYYHEEYVDMCRGPHVPNTRFLKSFKLTKLSGAYWRGDAKNEQLQRVYGTAWADKKQLAAYIQRIEEAEKRDHRKIGKRLGLFHTQEEAPGMVFWHPNGWTLYQVLEQYMRKVQRDHGYLEIKTPQVVDRSLWEKSGHWANYADNMFTTESESRDYAIKPMNCPCHVQVFNQGLKSYRELPMRLAEFGACHRNEPSGALHGIMRVRAFTQDDAHIFCTEEQMQAESAAFIKLTMDVYRDFGFTDVEMKLSTRPEKRVGSDELWDRAEAALAAALDSAGLPYDLQPGEGAFYGPKIEFSLKDCLGRVWQCGTLQLDFNLPVRLGAEYVSEDNSRKHPVMLHRAILGSFERFVGILIEHYEGAFPAWLAPTQAVIMNITDKQADFVAQVEKTLNESGFRAKSDLRNEKIGFKIREHTLLKVPYLLVIGDKEVEMQTVAVRTREGADLGSMPVAQFAEFLAQAVSRRGRPDSE
- the rplT gene encoding 50S ribosomal protein L20 is translated as MARVKRGVIARKRHKKILKLAKGYYGARSRVFRVAKQAVIKAGQYAYRDRRQKKRQFRALWIARINAGARVNGLSYSRFIAGLKKASIEIDRKVLADLAVNEKAVFAAIVEKAKATLA
- a CDS encoding ABC transporter permease: MKTASSAGKRSGNFYGLGTYLGLAGALLAMVALFSVMSSHFLSYNTFSTLANQIPDLMVLAVGMTFVLIIGGIDLSVGSVLALAASTVSVAILGWGWSVLPAALLGMAVAALAGTVTGSITVAWRIPSFIVSLGVLEMARGLAYQMTGSRTAYIGDSFAWLSNPIAFGISPSFIIALLVIFIAQAVLTRTVFGRYLIGIGTNEEAVRLAGINPKPYKILVFSLMGLLAGIAALFQISRLEAADPNAGSGLELQVIAAVVIGGTSLMGGRGSVISTFFGVLIISVLAAGLAQIGATEPTKRIITGAVIVIAVVLDTYRSQRASRRG
- the rbsK gene encoding ribokinase, with amino-acid sequence MPANVVVIGSLNMDLVTRAPRLPRGGETLIGHSFATVSGGKGANQAVAAARLGARVSMIGCVGNDDYGVQLREALLVEQIDCQAVSVVEDSSGVALIVVDDNSQNAIVIVAGANGSMTPAVIDQFDAVLQAADVIICQLEVPDATVGHALKRGRELGKTVILNPAPASHPLPAGWFASIDYLIPNESEAAALSGLPVDSLESAEKAAAQLISMGAGNVIVTLGAQGALFANGSGSQHFPAPKVKAVDTTAAGDTFVGGFAAALAAGKTEVEAIRFGQIAAALSVTRAGAQPSIPTSSDVQAFKPA
- a CDS encoding LacI family DNA-binding transcriptional regulator, whose product is MATIKDVAALAGISYTTVSHVVNNTRPVSQEVRLKVEAAIKSLDYVPSAVARSLKAKTTATIGLLVPNSLNPYFAELARGIEDYCERNGYCVILCNSDDNPEKQRSYLRVLLEKRIDGLIVASAGGDSGLVQGLAGVKTPMVIVDRGLEGVDADLVRIDHEYGAYLATRHLIELGHRDIATIGGPASTSVAQMRQAGFCRAMKEAGIEVPPSRMLESDFTSTGGYNAAAVLLERNPPSAIFAGNDMIGIGVLRAAAERNVRVPAELSVIGFDDIQMSRYVYPALTTVGQSILQLGEMAAEVLLRRIATPDLATDQRIVTPSIVLRESTAPLPGVFTEYR